In Methanosarcina siciliae T4/M, one genomic interval encodes:
- a CDS encoding archaellin/type IV pilin N-terminal domain-containing protein, whose protein sequence is MKEWGSFRHRNLYFLKSSPEGLSPIVGSLLLLLMVFVLAGAIASSINLSGSRTNFQYPMARITLESCEGGLYGVGPDSERARLEENQFVLMHEGGDPLPLDSVSIKIFGYGNSYQGIPGNGGSPLSGELSVFYRDLGSGGKNSTCYVVHNSATLEDGLWDVGERLVLCGQDSAVAAVESSVKVGVDGNYNTSDNYGFKAGTEITLNVVDSKGRNVIAKRKAIVKLAD, encoded by the coding sequence ATGAAGGAATGGGGAAGTTTCCGGCATAGAAATTTGTATTTCCTAAAATCTTCACCCGAAGGTCTCTCTCCTATTGTCGGTTCCCTTCTCCTTCTACTAATGGTTTTTGTGCTTGCGGGCGCAATTGCAAGCAGCATTAATCTCTCCGGCTCCAGGACAAATTTTCAGTATCCTATGGCGAGAATAACTCTTGAATCCTGTGAAGGGGGGCTCTACGGGGTCGGTCCGGACTCGGAGAGAGCACGGCTTGAAGAAAATCAGTTTGTCCTCATGCATGAGGGGGGAGATCCCCTCCCATTGGACTCTGTCTCTATAAAGATTTTCGGTTACGGGAACTCCTATCAAGGTATCCCCGGAAATGGGGGTAGTCCTCTCAGCGGGGAACTCTCCGTCTTCTACAGGGATCTGGGTTCCGGAGGGAAAAATTCCACCTGCTACGTTGTTCATAACAGCGCTACTCTTGAGGACGGCTTGTGGGATGTCGGAGAAAGACTTGTGCTCTGCGGGCAGGACAGTGCAGTAGCAGCTGTAGAATCCAGCGTAAAAGTGGGCGTGGATGGGAACTATAACACCTCTGACAACTACGGTTTTAAAGCAGGTACTGAAATAACTCTAAATGTTGTTGACAGTAAAGGCAGAAATGTGATCGCCAAAAGAAAAGCTATTGTCAAACTCGCCGATTGA
- a CDS encoding class I SAM-dependent methyltransferase has product MTIRENRIKQNIARIWDVSSETYDSHEGHGIQSEMEREAWKHVFKSLLPPGRLKVLDVGCGTCEIGLLFAEMGYQVTGLDLSEKMLAKAREKASRKGFDSVFEKGDAEAPPFEEDTFDVVVNRHLLWTLPHPDTAVMNWRNVLKKGGMLIVVDGVWDDGSFETKARRFVSDFCTLLAERRNPRKGHYSREIDNELPNRHGVPPEKMLEYFRAAGFKNVKDLDLKDIMELQKKKMPFRKRIAYNYKYHLIYGEK; this is encoded by the coding sequence ATGACAATTCGGGAAAACCGGATCAAACAAAATATTGCTCGTATCTGGGATGTCTCATCCGAGACCTACGACAGCCATGAAGGACACGGGATTCAGAGTGAAATGGAAAGGGAAGCCTGGAAACATGTTTTTAAAAGCCTGCTCCCTCCAGGCAGGTTAAAAGTCCTGGATGTGGGCTGCGGGACCTGTGAAATCGGGCTCCTGTTTGCGGAGATGGGATACCAGGTTACAGGCCTTGACCTTTCGGAAAAAATGCTTGCAAAAGCCAGGGAAAAAGCGTCCAGAAAAGGGTTTGACAGCGTATTCGAAAAAGGAGATGCAGAAGCCCCTCCATTTGAAGAGGATACCTTTGATGTTGTTGTCAACCGCCACCTACTCTGGACCCTTCCGCACCCTGATACCGCAGTCATGAACTGGAGAAATGTGCTGAAGAAAGGGGGAATGCTTATTGTTGTTGACGGGGTCTGGGATGACGGTTCCTTTGAAACGAAGGCAAGGAGGTTTGTCAGCGACTTCTGCACTTTGCTCGCCGAAAGAAGGAACCCCAGAAAAGGGCACTATTCCAGAGAGATAGACAACGAACTTCCCAACCGACATGGAGTCCCTCCTGAAAAAATGCTTGAATATTTCAGGGCTGCGGGATTCAAAAATGTAAAAGACCTGGATCTGAAAGATATCATGGAACTTCAGAAAAAGAAGATGCCTTTTCGAAAAAGGATAGCCTACAACTACAAGTATCACCTGATCTACGGAGAAAAATAG
- a CDS encoding ABC transporter ATP-binding protein translates to MPLPVLAVNELAMRFGTSEVFRNVSFSVARGETLGLFGKSGSGKTTIGRCIVGLEKPTGGEILVKGEDILGMGKKEFRKLRPKLQMIFQHPETSLDPRMKAFENLIEPLKLHSGLKQDALLKRGEELAKLTGLRPEHLARYPGRLSGGEIQRVVLARIMALSPDFIVADEPTSMLDVSVQAQILRLMQKLQRETGVSYLLISHDLEVLRKVCHRIAYLENGTITAIENMNRGIKT, encoded by the coding sequence GTGCCACTTCCGGTCCTTGCAGTAAACGAACTGGCAATGAGGTTCGGGACTTCGGAGGTGTTCAGAAACGTCAGTTTCTCGGTAGCCCGCGGAGAAACCCTGGGACTTTTCGGGAAAAGCGGGTCAGGAAAAACCACTATTGGAAGATGTATTGTAGGGCTCGAAAAACCTACAGGAGGAGAAATTTTGGTCAAGGGAGAAGATATTCTGGGCATGGGCAAAAAAGAGTTCAGGAAATTGCGCCCTAAGCTCCAGATGATCTTCCAGCACCCTGAAACTTCCCTTGACCCCCGCATGAAAGCCTTTGAAAACCTTATCGAACCCCTGAAACTTCATTCCGGGCTCAAGCAGGATGCTCTCCTGAAACGAGGAGAAGAGCTGGCAAAACTCACCGGCCTCCGTCCGGAACACCTTGCCCGCTATCCAGGCCGTCTCAGCGGGGGAGAGATCCAGAGGGTAGTGCTCGCCAGGATAATGGCTTTATCTCCTGATTTTATAGTCGCCGACGAGCCCACTTCCATGCTTGACGTCTCGGTCCAGGCCCAGATCCTGCGCCTTATGCAGAAGCTCCAGAGAGAAACAGGGGTTTCCTACCTGCTGATTTCCCATGACCTTGAAGTGTTAAGGAAAGTCTGCCACAGGATCGCCTACCTTGAGAACGGAACTATTACCGCAATTGAAAACATGAACAGAGGCATTAAAACATGA
- a CDS encoding ABC transporter ATP-binding protein: MNLLEIRDLSIDFPAGEDSVKAVSRVSFEVREGETFGIIGESGSGKSVIGLALLRLLPANAKVEGTVFFKGQNLFSLKPSELRKIRGKRISLMPQNPAGALNPVLKNGVQVEEVFERTERKEGMKKALKLMKQLFLRDPERLCNLYPHQLSGGMRQRLLACMSLSFEPELLIADEPTKGLDPEAKEGAVKLFTKIKKEYGKTMLLITHDLDLALEVCDRIAVMYAGEIVELDEASKVLGTPLHPYTKGLIRAQPRNGLVPLSGQTPSRIKLPEGCFFHERCRYSRAECSRKHPEIRNHKGGWIRCHFRSLQ; the protein is encoded by the coding sequence TTGAACCTGCTTGAAATAAGAGACCTCTCCATAGATTTTCCTGCAGGGGAAGACAGCGTAAAAGCCGTATCCAGGGTCTCTTTTGAGGTAAGAGAAGGAGAGACCTTCGGGATTATAGGAGAAAGCGGGTCAGGAAAATCCGTGATAGGGCTTGCCCTGCTCAGGCTTCTTCCGGCAAATGCAAAGGTGGAAGGAACCGTCTTTTTTAAGGGACAGAACCTTTTTTCCCTTAAGCCTTCCGAACTCCGGAAAATCCGGGGAAAACGCATCTCGCTCATGCCCCAGAACCCGGCCGGAGCCCTCAACCCTGTCCTGAAAAACGGGGTTCAGGTGGAGGAGGTCTTCGAGAGGACGGAAAGAAAGGAAGGAATGAAAAAAGCCCTGAAACTCATGAAACAGCTCTTTTTGAGAGATCCCGAAAGACTCTGTAACCTTTATCCTCACCAGCTTTCCGGAGGCATGAGGCAGCGGCTGCTTGCCTGTATGTCCCTTTCCTTTGAGCCCGAACTTTTGATTGCGGACGAACCCACAAAGGGTCTGGACCCTGAGGCAAAAGAAGGAGCGGTGAAGCTTTTCACTAAAATCAAAAAAGAGTATGGGAAGACAATGCTCCTGATCACCCATGACCTCGACCTGGCTCTTGAGGTCTGCGACCGCATAGCCGTGATGTATGCAGGAGAGATTGTGGAGCTGGACGAAGCTTCAAAAGTCCTCGGCACACCCCTTCACCCTTATACAAAAGGGCTTATCCGGGCTCAGCCCAGAAACGGGCTTGTCCCTCTGAGTGGACAGACCCCCAGCAGGATAAAGCTTCCAGAGGGCTGTTTTTTCCATGAAAGGTGCAGATATTCACGAGCTGAGTGTTCCAGGAAACATCCTGAAATTAGAAACCACAAAGGAGGGTGGATCAGGTGCCACTTCCGGTCCTTGCAGTAA
- a CDS encoding ABC transporter permease → MPETYGSEFAKRVFQRKDMLFALAALLLFSGLALFAPLISPYDPNAIDLENKNLNPSGEHLLGTDYLGRDLLSRILIGAQTSLSIASGVVLISLILGTALGCAAGYYGGVVDESVSRVIDIFLSFPGVIFALTIMGVLGSGVFNLMLALSIVHWAKYARMMRGQVLSIKKQEFVLSAVTSGAGDLHIIRKHIVPNAIAPLLVLATIDFGHVILSIATLSFLGVGLPADVPEWGAMLSAGKEFMRTAPYQTIFPGLAITFIVVIFSILGDGMRDILDPNHDGGEIY, encoded by the coding sequence ATGCCGGAAACTTACGGAAGCGAATTTGCAAAAAGAGTCTTTCAAAGAAAAGATATGCTTTTTGCACTGGCAGCCCTTTTGCTTTTTTCCGGGCTTGCCCTTTTTGCACCCCTGATTTCCCCTTATGACCCAAATGCCATAGACCTGGAGAACAAAAACCTGAACCCTTCAGGAGAGCACCTTCTGGGTACCGATTACCTTGGGAGGGACCTGCTCAGCAGAATCCTGATAGGGGCACAGACTTCTCTTTCCATTGCCTCGGGAGTGGTACTGATTTCTCTCATTCTTGGAACCGCTCTTGGCTGTGCGGCAGGTTATTACGGAGGGGTTGTTGACGAAAGCGTTTCAAGGGTTATAGATATCTTCCTTTCTTTTCCGGGGGTCATCTTTGCCCTCACCATTATGGGAGTGCTCGGGAGCGGGGTTTTCAACCTGATGCTTGCCCTCTCGATTGTCCACTGGGCAAAATATGCAAGAATGATGAGAGGACAGGTCCTTTCCATAAAAAAACAGGAGTTTGTCCTTTCTGCCGTAACAAGCGGAGCCGGAGACCTCCATATAATCCGCAAGCATATCGTACCCAACGCAATTGCCCCTCTTCTCGTGCTTGCTACAATTGACTTCGGACACGTAATCCTCTCAATTGCCACCCTGAGTTTTCTTGGAGTGGGGCTGCCTGCGGATGTTCCGGAATGGGGAGCAATGCTTTCCGCAGGAAAAGAGTTTATGAGAACAGCCCCCTACCAGACGATCTTTCCGGGACTTGCCATAACCTTCATCGTGGTCATTTTCAGCATCCTGGGCGACGGCATGAGGGATATCCTTGACCCGAACCATGACGGAGGGGAAATCTATTGA
- a CDS encoding ABC transporter permease: MKYFLKRAGFMALTLFAACALTFFLMNVIPGGTAELIIKHTFVGLEESVTEEQIQQISSRYDLDDPLYLQFFRWIKEAVLRGDIGTSYVFKKPVLYLLALRLPATIELAGASMALSVLVGLNLGIYSALRENRISDHVLRIATLFGVSMPGFWVALILILVFSLKLKLVPVSGYGSLENLLLPAAALSLHSVAAVMRVTRTSMLETLGQEYIRFAKAKGLPVWRVISLHALKNAMLPVITVIGFQMGSLLGGTVVIEKIFAWPGIGSLLVDSISARDLPMVQGCVLAIVTMFLLVHFFVDMLYTHLDPRIRYG; encoded by the coding sequence ATGAAATATTTTTTGAAAAGGGCGGGTTTCATGGCACTTACGCTTTTTGCAGCCTGTGCCCTGACCTTTTTTCTTATGAACGTGATTCCCGGGGGTACAGCCGAGCTGATTATCAAACATACTTTCGTAGGGCTGGAGGAGAGCGTAACCGAAGAACAGATTCAGCAGATCTCAAGCAGATACGACCTTGATGACCCTCTTTACCTGCAGTTCTTCAGGTGGATAAAAGAGGCCGTATTGAGAGGAGACATCGGGACTTCCTATGTCTTTAAGAAACCTGTCCTTTACCTCCTGGCTTTGAGGCTGCCTGCAACGATCGAGCTTGCGGGAGCAAGTATGGCCCTTTCAGTGCTTGTTGGACTGAATCTGGGAATTTATTCCGCCCTTCGGGAAAACCGGATTTCGGACCACGTCCTCAGGATTGCAACGCTTTTTGGGGTTTCAATGCCCGGATTCTGGGTAGCTCTGATTCTTATCCTGGTATTTTCCCTGAAGCTGAAACTTGTCCCCGTTTCAGGGTACGGGAGCCTGGAAAACCTGCTTTTGCCCGCAGCAGCCCTGTCCCTCCATTCCGTTGCTGCGGTTATGAGGGTCACCAGGACAAGCATGCTTGAAACCCTGGGACAGGAATACATCAGGTTTGCAAAAGCCAAAGGGCTCCCAGTATGGAGGGTCATAAGCCTACATGCCCTTAAAAACGCCATGCTCCCTGTTATCACGGTGATCGGGTTTCAGATGGGAAGCCTGCTTGGAGGAACAGTTGTGATTGAAAAGATCTTTGCCTGGCCGGGGATAGGAAGCCTGCTTGTGGATTCGATCTCGGCCAGGGACCTGCCAATGGTCCAGGGCTGCGTGCTTGCCATTGTTACGATGTTCCTCCTCGTGCATTTCTTTGTGGATATGCTCTATACGCATCTGGACCCACGGATAAGATACGGCTGA
- a CDS encoding ABC transporter substrate-binding protein yields the protein MKKKNSPLLILLIISLTCAVLATSGCSSTEESGAQEEVSGMDLASGSEGASQVEEDSEANTLILGEMWEIDTINTIDGDGGTLICEKAAVTETLVGANEDFSLKPGLATSWEQLDENTWEFKLRENVTFHDGSPMTANEVKFTLEKVIEANPRVDSMLKIDSMEVVDNHTLKIKTTEINPILPGILHYPDTAVISPSSFDEAGEFVKPIGTGPYKFESFDEQTRVLTVVKNENWWGGEVGLDKMILKGIPDPNTRAMAIENGEVDFTVDVPYSETDRIDAIEGINVEKYKTPRVYKIDVNLNHEPLEDVRVRQAMSYAIDRAGIVEHVLYNVGEAAAGPFLPTMVWANQSLSPYTRDLEKADELLTAAGWVDTDGNGIRDKDGEPLKLNMMTYSARPGLPPMAEAMAAQLREAGIDVETEVMEMGAINDRKEKGNWDLYLAAYNIAMVPDPEYILTNWYMTDGPDNGPGYSNPEVDALITEARKITDLEERYKKFNEVEAIVYDEQPMIIVAYYGCAIVKKDYVKGYVFDPTAHDYRINADMYLEK from the coding sequence ATGAAGAAAAAAAATTCCCCCCTGCTTATATTGTTAATTATCTCGCTGACCTGTGCCGTCCTTGCGACTTCCGGGTGCAGCAGCACCGAAGAAAGCGGAGCACAGGAAGAAGTCTCCGGGATGGACCTTGCCTCCGGATCGGAAGGAGCCTCCCAGGTAGAAGAAGACTCCGAAGCGAATACCCTCATACTTGGAGAGATGTGGGAAATAGACACGATCAATACTATTGACGGAGATGGCGGAACGCTGATCTGCGAGAAAGCTGCCGTGACCGAGACTCTTGTCGGAGCAAACGAAGATTTTTCCCTGAAGCCCGGGCTTGCTACTTCCTGGGAGCAGCTTGATGAAAATACCTGGGAGTTCAAACTAAGAGAGAATGTCACATTCCATGACGGAAGCCCGATGACTGCAAATGAAGTCAAATTCACCCTGGAAAAAGTCATTGAAGCAAACCCGAGGGTCGATTCCATGCTCAAGATAGACTCCATGGAAGTCGTTGACAACCATACCCTCAAAATCAAAACCACGGAAATCAATCCCATCCTGCCCGGAATTCTCCACTACCCCGATACCGCCGTAATAAGTCCCTCTTCTTTTGACGAAGCCGGCGAGTTCGTAAAGCCCATAGGAACAGGCCCGTATAAGTTCGAATCCTTTGACGAGCAGACCAGAGTCCTCACTGTAGTCAAGAACGAAAACTGGTGGGGAGGAGAAGTCGGGCTTGATAAGATGATCCTTAAAGGGATACCTGACCCGAACACAAGGGCGATGGCAATCGAAAACGGGGAAGTTGACTTTACCGTAGATGTACCCTACAGTGAAACGGACCGGATTGACGCTATAGAAGGCATTAATGTTGAGAAGTACAAGACTCCCAGGGTTTACAAAATCGATGTCAACCTGAACCATGAGCCCCTTGAAGACGTAAGAGTCAGGCAGGCGATGTCCTATGCAATTGACAGGGCCGGGATTGTGGAACACGTGCTCTACAATGTAGGGGAAGCCGCTGCAGGCCCCTTCCTTCCCACGATGGTCTGGGCAAATCAGAGCCTGAGCCCTTACACCAGAGACCTTGAAAAAGCCGATGAACTCCTGACAGCCGCAGGCTGGGTAGACACCGATGGGAACGGGATAAGAGACAAAGACGGAGAACCCCTCAAGCTCAACATGATGACCTATTCCGCAAGGCCGGGCCTTCCTCCGATGGCTGAAGCTATGGCTGCCCAGCTGAGGGAAGCAGGCATAGATGTGGAGACAGAAGTAATGGAGATGGGGGCAATCAATGACAGGAAAGAAAAAGGCAACTGGGACCTTTACCTTGCCGCCTACAACATTGCAATGGTCCCGGACCCCGAATATATCCTGACAAACTGGTACATGACAGACGGACCTGACAACGGACCCGGCTATTCCAATCCGGAAGTAGATGCCCTGATTACGGAAGCCAGGAAGATAACGGACCTTGAAGAACGCTACAAGAAGTTCAATGAAGTCGAAGCTATTGTGTACGACGAACAGCCCATGATCATTGTGGCTTACTATGGCTGCGCAATAGTCAAGAAGGACTATGTAAAAGGGTATGTCTTCGACCCGACAGCTCATGACTACCGGATAAACGCCGATATGTATCTCGAGAAGTAA